The following nucleotide sequence is from Treponema pectinovorum.
CGAGTTTTCGTTTTTCCAAATCTTTTTCTTCGCACTTAAAAGGAACAGGAGTATATTGGCTCATCAACGAGATAATCGCTTTTCTATCCGCATTTTCTTTTAACCAGAGCAAAACTTCTGCCGTTTCTTCAAATTTTCCAGGCAAAAACAGGTGGCGTATTATCACTCCCTGCAATATTTTACCTTTTTCTTCTTCGCCTTTTTTTACAGTTTTTATTTTTAGAGGATTGTGTTCTATCATCCATAAAAGCGCCTGTTTTGCGACTTGCGGATAATCTTCTGCGGCAAAAAGTTTTTTTGCAAGGGAAGAATTTAAAGTTTTAAAATCTGGAAGCCAGATTTTTACAAGCCCGTCAAGCCGCTCTAACATTTCTGGGCTTTCGTATCCGGAACTGTTCCAGCAGACAGGAATTTTTAAGCCGCGCTTTAAAGCTTCTTCAAGTCCTTCTGCAATTTTTGGAATATGATGGCTCGGTGTTACAAGATTTATGTTTTCTGCACCGTTGTCCTGCAATCTCAAGCAAATCTCAGCAAATTCTTCTTTTGAAACGACTTTGCCCATTCCCTGCTGGCTTATCTGATAATTCTGGCAAAAAGCACAGCGCAGATTGCAACCTGTAAAAAAAATCGTTCCGCTGCCGCCAAAAGCAACGACAAGCGGCTCTTCTCCAAAATGAAGACAAGCAACAGAAATTCTAAGCGAAGAATCTTCCAGACAAAAACCTGCACGTCCCTTGGTTCTGTCAACGCTACAGTTTCGCGGACACTGAGTGCAATTTGAGTAAAGTGAATCGAGAGATGGAAAATCGTTCATAAAAAATAAATTGCAGATTTAGATTGAATTGCTTTTTAGAAGAACGCTCATCATCGACTGCAAAAGGTCCAAATCCATGGAAGCCGCTTCGTCGTTCACAAAATCTTTTAGAGTTTCCCAGTCGTCTGCACAGAGAATTTCATAATCTTCGTCTTCGCTGCCGTCGATAAAATTTTGAAACGCGATAATACGGTCTAAATTATTCTGTGAAGGCTCATTTTCTAAATCTTCAGAAGATAAAATATAAGTGTTGAACCAGTAGTCGCTGATTGAACGCGCTAAATCTTCTACATTGCGATTATTTGTAACAAAAAGTGAAGCAATTTGCTCGCAGACTTTTTTGCCGTCGTAGCGATTTGCATTGTCTGCGCGAACATGTTTTTTTATTCTCTGAATATCCGATAAAAATTTTGATACGTCTGACATAAGCCCATTATAGAAAAACCGTGATAAATCTTCAATTAAAATTGAAAATCGCAAGTAAAGTAAAAACAGCAATAAGTTCAAAATGTAAGATTTTGTGTTTTATAAATTTGGGCGGCTTTTTGCCAGCCTATCGGCAGTCAAAAAACAGGCTTTTCGGGGTTTCGCTAACGCTACATCGTCCTCGTCGCTATGCTCCTGCGGTCGACGGCTGTACACACGGATGTGTACCTACAATAAATCTTGATAGTTTTGTAAAAAACTGTCTGTTTCAAGAAAACACGGAAGTTTTCTTGAAATGCCAATCCCTGCCGCTTGTCGCACACGGATGTGTACCTACAATTGATGTCG
It contains:
- a CDS encoding radical SAM protein, producing the protein MNDFPSLDSLYSNCTQCPRNCSVDRTKGRAGFCLEDSSLRISVACLHFGEEPLVVAFGGSGTIFFTGCNLRCAFCQNYQISQQGMGKVVSKEEFAEICLRLQDNGAENINLVTPSHHIPKIAEGLEEALKRGLKIPVCWNSSGYESPEMLERLDGLVKIWLPDFKTLNSSLAKKLFAAEDYPQVAKQALLWMIEHNPLKIKTVKKGEEEKGKILQGVIIRHLFLPGKFEETAEVLLWLKENADRKAIISLMSQYTPVPFKCEEKDLEKRKLALSSIENRLVSKTEDQDLRDLIDAYDFDYLFYQDLSSDTDWLPDFNRKQPFSNALAKPIWQWKYGWC